Proteins encoded by one window of Halobacteriovorax sp. GB3:
- a CDS encoding pyridoxal phosphate-dependent aminotransferase, whose translation MKLSKRVSDISESMTLKLNAKAVQLTNEGRKIFNLTAGQLPFRPMSDFIDGIKSESDFLKSYQYSPVPGYPELRTKLLNYFETSRGVSLKDCNYDCIVGNGGKHVISNILASIIDPEDEVVVITPFWVSYPEIINLYGGQTVFVETSIYDAFVPNIEAIEKSITDKTKAIILNSPNNPTGTSYSSEWMNQFAELLKRHPDLYVISDEIYYELSFFDPGPTYFYQQHPELLERTIVVDGISKNLACTGLRIGYCYGPKELISAMSRLQGQTASGANSLVQKALISFDFSNIERFLEPIKQHLRENANLLRDCLHDQSLGKIWYQPNSAFYYMIDFSQCPVMERFKNSTDESEDYSIQICEEILDKLGVAMVPGIAFGLPNSARISLVSQKEDFREAMQLVVDYLTQS comes from the coding sequence ATGAAATTAAGTAAAAGAGTTTCTGATATTTCAGAAAGTATGACTCTGAAGCTCAATGCCAAGGCCGTTCAGCTAACAAATGAAGGGCGAAAAATTTTTAATCTAACTGCCGGACAACTTCCATTTCGTCCAATGAGTGACTTCATTGATGGAATAAAAAGTGAATCTGATTTCTTAAAAAGTTATCAGTACAGCCCTGTGCCTGGCTATCCTGAACTTCGTACAAAACTTCTAAACTACTTTGAAACATCAAGGGGAGTTAGTTTAAAAGATTGCAATTACGATTGTATTGTAGGTAATGGTGGAAAACACGTTATTAGCAATATCTTGGCCTCTATCATCGATCCTGAAGATGAAGTTGTTGTGATCACTCCATTTTGGGTTTCTTATCCAGAGATTATTAATCTCTATGGTGGTCAGACTGTCTTTGTTGAGACATCTATATATGATGCTTTCGTTCCAAATATTGAGGCCATTGAAAAATCAATTACTGATAAAACAAAAGCGATTATTCTCAATAGTCCTAATAATCCAACGGGGACAAGTTACTCATCTGAGTGGATGAATCAATTTGCAGAATTATTAAAAAGACATCCTGATCTCTATGTCATTAGTGATGAGATTTACTATGAATTGAGTTTCTTTGATCCGGGTCCAACTTATTTTTATCAACAACATCCAGAGCTCCTAGAGAGAACAATTGTTGTTGATGGAATTTCAAAAAACCTTGCTTGTACAGGTCTTCGTATTGGCTATTGTTATGGACCAAAAGAATTAATTTCAGCGATGTCTCGACTTCAAGGTCAAACTGCTTCCGGCGCAAACAGTCTCGTTCAAAAGGCCTTAATTAGTTTTGATTTTTCAAATATTGAAAGGTTTTTAGAACCTATTAAACAGCACCTAAGAGAGAATGCTAATTTACTTAGAGATTGTCTGCACGATCAGAGTTTAGGTAAGATTTGGTATCAACCAAACTCTGCTTTTTACTATATGATCGATTTTTCTCAATGTCCTGTTATGGAAAGATTTAAAAACTCTACTGATGAAAGCGAAGATTATTCGATTCAAATTTGTGAAGAGATTCTTGATAAATTAGGGGTCGCAATGGTTCCAGGAATTGCTTTTGGATTACCTAACTCGGCAAGAATTTCCCTTGTCTCACAAAAAGAAGACTTTAGAGAGGCCATGCAATTAGTTGTTGATTACTTAACTCAGTCATAG
- the coaD gene encoding pantetheine-phosphate adenylyltransferase — MIKKAMYAGTFDPFTKGHEGILKRALNLFDEVTILVAISPSKRPLFTTEERVEMIGDHFKNDKRVKVDSWGGLIVDYAKNNNIGAIVRGLRPTGDFESEFQMASMNNKLFPDIETVFLVTEGDNYYVSSSLVKEIFKHGTDVSDFVPDSILKRLQNKLGDTDEIK; from the coding sequence ATGATTAAGAAGGCCATGTACGCGGGGACGTTTGATCCATTTACTAAGGGGCACGAAGGTATTTTAAAAAGAGCACTCAATCTCTTTGATGAAGTGACAATTCTCGTGGCCATTTCTCCTTCGAAGAGACCTCTTTTTACAACAGAAGAAAGAGTCGAGATGATTGGAGATCATTTTAAAAATGATAAGAGGGTCAAAGTTGATTCTTGGGGTGGTCTTATCGTTGACTACGCTAAGAATAATAATATTGGCGCTATTGTAAGAGGTCTTAGACCGACAGGGGATTTTGAAAGTGAATTTCAAATGGCCTCAATGAATAATAAATTATTTCCTGATATCGAAACGGTCTTTCTTGTAACAGAAGGAGATAATTATTACGTCTCTTCTTCACTTGTTAAAGAAATTTTCAAACACGGTACAGATGTAAGTGATTTTGTTCCAGATTCAATTCTAAAGAGATTACAAAATAAATTAGGAGATACGGATGAAATTAAGTAA
- a CDS encoding RsmD family RNA methyltransferase, translating to MAIKILGGKAKGLALEVPKGDEVRPTSVMLRRKIFDAHQDLSGVHFIDLCAGTGAMGAEALSRGANSVMCIEGNKKVSNYLKRNFSSLERSGLDLEKVLIQTQKAEKWISQFELLYSHWEVERKLNTVIFFDPPYELKGLYKLIIEEVLEKHWFIGELWLESDEQKGVKQKDLLDLTIMEAKKFYRQGTSYIALYDCSSRA from the coding sequence GTGGCCATTAAAATCTTAGGGGGCAAGGCGAAAGGTCTTGCCCTTGAAGTTCCTAAAGGGGATGAAGTCCGTCCCACATCAGTCATGTTAAGACGAAAAATATTTGATGCTCATCAGGACCTCTCTGGTGTGCACTTTATCGACCTTTGTGCTGGAACAGGTGCGATGGGAGCCGAGGCCTTATCACGTGGTGCCAATTCCGTTATGTGTATCGAGGGAAATAAAAAAGTCAGCAATTACCTCAAAAGAAACTTCTCTTCTCTCGAAAGAAGTGGTCTCGATTTAGAAAAGGTCCTCATCCAAACCCAAAAGGCGGAAAAGTGGATCAGTCAATTTGAGCTCCTTTATTCCCACTGGGAAGTGGAAAGAAAGCTCAACACTGTTATTTTCTTTGACCCTCCTTATGAGCTTAAGGGTCTCTATAAATTAATTATAGAAGAAGTCTTAGAAAAGCACTGGTTTATTGGAGAGCTTTGGCTTGAAAGTGATGAACAGAAGGGTGTTAAACAAAAAGACCTGCTCGATCTCACAATTATGGAAGCTAAGAAATTTTACCGTCAAGGGACAAGTTACATTGCTCTCTACGATTGTTCTTCAAGAGCGTAG
- a CDS encoding ChaN family lipoprotein, with product MGAQKSKNLELGKLQKTIYSNLKSKAESLEGTVSKELISYRKDQELYEKKPFSPCKFETLLKSINHSHIIYLGDFHTFDQSSRNLQRLIKVLAKNNSGYVLGVEFIHQKNQQMIDSFLAGQLTELEFLESIQYRESWRFPWTYYRQFFELAKKYKIKIYGLNTDGNLKKRDRFAAKILAKIHKKAPDKKILVLFGEYHILPDKLPNDTLVELNGNVHQTIIHQNLDSVYWNIANTKGGTDRLVKFSNNEFALQTSPPWIKYESMIYWFEHLGEDPEFDIHEFIMETGVFTFNSNAMDNFVFIADQLNSTLKLELSSSDIEDFNLYDHERLEFVQKKVQGLDSKTLQSFYLKLLTRNRSFRIPGTKNYYCPSYSINRLAYLAGVHLYLQLLHKQQKSEDDCLIGTRQYTKFIFFCYQSFMGYFSSKIINPYRKCDRYQDFLKCLRNKKTSAYDKKILRLCLRVIDSKTKTTDIFNGVNILDTFLVARKIGYLMADDFFEEIFHRDHQKTQIVLDTLFSFKFCPEEFEKLIHVILPRTSYRKAKKTLF from the coding sequence ATGGGTGCCCAAAAGTCCAAGAACCTAGAGCTTGGAAAACTACAGAAAACGATCTATTCAAACCTTAAATCTAAGGCAGAATCCTTAGAGGGTACCGTTTCAAAAGAGCTTATTTCTTATCGCAAAGACCAAGAGCTCTATGAGAAAAAACCTTTTTCTCCCTGCAAGTTTGAAACTCTTCTTAAATCGATCAATCATTCGCATATCATTTATCTTGGGGATTTTCATACTTTTGACCAGTCCAGTAGAAACTTGCAAAGACTCATAAAAGTTTTAGCAAAGAATAATAGTGGCTACGTTCTTGGTGTTGAATTTATCCATCAAAAAAATCAACAGATGATTGATAGCTTCTTGGCCGGTCAATTAACAGAATTAGAATTTCTAGAGTCGATTCAATACCGAGAATCATGGAGATTTCCTTGGACTTATTATCGACAATTCTTTGAACTTGCAAAGAAGTATAAGATTAAAATCTATGGACTTAATACTGATGGAAATCTTAAAAAGAGAGATCGCTTTGCAGCAAAGATTCTAGCAAAGATTCATAAAAAAGCCCCTGATAAAAAGATCCTTGTGCTCTTTGGAGAATATCATATTCTACCTGATAAACTTCCAAACGATACACTTGTCGAACTTAATGGAAATGTTCACCAAACGATCATTCACCAAAATTTAGACTCTGTTTATTGGAATATTGCTAATACGAAAGGTGGTACAGATCGCCTCGTCAAATTCTCCAATAATGAGTTTGCCCTTCAAACCTCTCCTCCTTGGATTAAATACGAGAGTATGATTTATTGGTTTGAACATCTTGGTGAAGATCCAGAATTTGATATCCACGAATTTATCATGGAAACGGGTGTCTTCACTTTTAATAGCAATGCTATGGATAACTTTGTCTTTATAGCAGATCAGTTGAACTCGACATTGAAATTAGAGCTATCCTCTTCAGATATTGAGGACTTCAATCTCTATGACCATGAGAGACTAGAGTTTGTTCAAAAGAAAGTTCAGGGACTTGATTCAAAGACTCTCCAGTCATTCTACCTCAAGTTGTTAACGAGAAACCGCTCGTTTCGAATTCCTGGAACTAAGAATTACTACTGCCCAAGCTATTCAATCAACCGACTGGCCTATCTCGCCGGTGTTCACCTCTATCTTCAGCTTCTTCACAAGCAACAGAAAAGTGAAGACGATTGCCTGATCGGAACAAGACAATATACAAAATTTATCTTCTTCTGCTACCAATCTTTCATGGGTTATTTTTCTTCCAAGATTATTAATCCCTATAGAAAATGTGATCGCTACCAAGACTTTTTAAAGTGTCTTCGAAATAAGAAGACAAGTGCTTACGACAAGAAAATACTTCGACTCTGTCTTCGTGTTATCGACTCTAAAACAAAGACAACAGATATCTTTAATGGTGTAAACATCCTTGATACTTTCCTCGTTGCGAGAAAGATTGGCTACCTTATGGCCGATGATTTCTTCGAAGAGATCTTTCATAGAGACCACCAGAAAACGCAGATCGTTCTCGATACCCTCTTCTCATTTAAATTTTGTCCTGAAGAATTTGAGAAGCTCATTCACGTTATCTTACCTAGAACAAGCTATAGAAAAGCAAAAAAAACCCTCTTCTAA
- a CDS encoding aminopeptidase, protein MIRVLLFCLLLTSCAKMSYLYEQGSGQLGLLWNAKKNDELLSDPSIPSEVKSKIRNVQKYKGHFYSYFDRQPSKIYSKTTLLEQKAVTYLVITSPYDRISAQEECFPFMGCFPYLGFYELKSAKNYAREQELKKGYVSYIRPVYAYSTLGYFTDTILSSFFEFDEFELGELIFHELFHTIFFIKNEVELNESLANYFGKEMAIEFFALKDNEKKDLERQRENRKDLSREIVTLAQQLDLLLKEKKFSKREDAVNFTENFVKTTFNPRISKKCQDLGLKKCSALKREWNNASFAAYMTYESESERIHQLRLKKGLNLKDYFTFIESEYQLFKKSSKDKSFSAFLFKNLE, encoded by the coding sequence ATGATTAGAGTTCTCCTTTTTTGTTTGCTTCTCACTTCTTGTGCCAAAATGTCCTACCTCTACGAACAGGGGAGTGGTCAACTTGGATTACTTTGGAATGCTAAGAAAAATGATGAGCTCTTAAGTGATCCCTCAATTCCGAGCGAAGTAAAAAGTAAAATTAGAAACGTTCAAAAATATAAAGGGCACTTTTATTCTTACTTTGATCGCCAACCAAGTAAGATTTATTCCAAAACAACTCTTTTAGAGCAAAAAGCTGTAACCTATTTAGTAATTACCTCTCCATATGATCGTATATCGGCCCAGGAGGAATGTTTCCCGTTTATGGGATGTTTTCCATACCTTGGTTTTTATGAGCTTAAATCGGCTAAAAACTATGCTAGAGAGCAAGAATTAAAAAAGGGATATGTTAGTTACATTCGTCCCGTTTATGCGTATTCAACTTTGGGTTACTTTACGGATACAATTCTCTCTTCTTTTTTTGAATTTGATGAATTCGAATTGGGGGAATTAATCTTTCATGAACTTTTTCATACGATTTTCTTTATTAAAAATGAAGTTGAGCTTAATGAGTCTTTAGCAAATTACTTTGGAAAGGAAATGGCCATAGAGTTCTTTGCTCTAAAAGATAATGAAAAGAAGGACTTAGAAAGGCAAAGAGAAAATAGAAAAGACCTTTCTAGAGAAATTGTCACTCTCGCACAACAATTAGATCTTCTTTTAAAAGAGAAGAAATTTAGTAAGCGAGAGGATGCTGTTAACTTTACTGAGAATTTTGTAAAGACAACTTTCAATCCTAGGATTTCGAAAAAGTGCCAGGACCTTGGATTGAAAAAGTGTTCGGCCTTAAAAAGAGAGTGGAATAATGCCTCTTTTGCAGCTTATATGACTTATGAATCTGAAAGCGAAAGAATTCATCAATTGCGTCTGAAAAAAGGTCTAAATCTTAAAGACTACTTCACATTTATTGAAAGTGAGTATCAGCTTTTCAAGAAATCTTCTAAAGATAAGAGTTTTTCTGCTTTTCTCTTCAAAAACCTTGAGTGA
- the miaB gene encoding tRNA (N6-isopentenyl adenosine(37)-C2)-methylthiotransferase MiaB yields the protein MSELNPTGLGLRDSSGPKEEWFKDDSTGESLVRMGDLVFPPRKVWIKTFGCQMNYHDSERLLSHLKNLNFTQTEVVEDADLVLFNTCAVRDLANNKFYSHLGNLKHQKKENKGLVIGVGGCVAQTEGKDLIKKYQHLDFAFGPDTIDSINDMVFRTYAGDSKFSVNSWDRSSDFSIDTKITHGTPQAFVNIIKGCNKYCTYCIVPYTRGKERSRRLQEVYDDVRKLVEYSGIQEVMLLGQNVNSYGKENNESLAELIMKLEDVNGLELLRYTTSHPYDVSDELIAAHGEAKKLSRHLHLPVQSGSATVLQRMNREYTPEHYLGLLEKLRKANPDIVLSTDIIAGFVNETEQEHQATLDLLDKAQFDFIYSYAYSERSKTRASRWEDHLTDDIRGARLREIQAHQLKIQANIRAKMVGNTYRILVSGSNIFKGEKKWKGRTNCNRIIHFLPETDEQNLKWHWADVRVTEATALSCQGELVKDWGRRAPKGESVDYKLW from the coding sequence ATGAGTGAATTAAATCCAACAGGTCTTGGGCTAAGAGATTCAAGTGGACCAAAAGAAGAGTGGTTCAAAGATGATTCGACTGGAGAAAGTCTGGTTCGTATGGGGGATCTTGTTTTCCCTCCTCGAAAAGTTTGGATCAAGACTTTTGGTTGTCAAATGAACTACCATGACTCTGAAAGATTACTCTCTCACCTCAAGAATCTAAACTTCACCCAAACTGAAGTTGTTGAAGATGCAGATCTCGTTCTGTTCAACACATGTGCTGTTCGTGACCTTGCTAATAATAAGTTCTATTCTCATCTTGGAAATCTTAAGCATCAAAAGAAAGAGAATAAAGGACTTGTGATTGGTGTTGGAGGTTGTGTTGCTCAGACAGAAGGGAAAGATCTCATTAAAAAATACCAGCATCTCGACTTTGCCTTTGGTCCAGACACAATTGATTCAATTAACGATATGGTCTTTAGAACTTATGCCGGAGATAGTAAGTTCTCTGTAAATTCTTGGGACAGATCGAGTGATTTCTCAATCGACACTAAGATTACTCACGGAACTCCTCAGGCCTTTGTTAATATCATCAAAGGATGTAACAAGTACTGTACTTACTGTATTGTTCCTTATACTCGCGGGAAAGAGCGCTCTCGTCGCCTGCAAGAAGTCTATGATGATGTGAGAAAGCTCGTTGAGTACTCAGGAATTCAAGAAGTCATGCTTCTTGGTCAAAATGTTAACTCATATGGAAAAGAGAATAATGAATCCCTTGCTGAACTTATTATGAAGCTTGAGGATGTTAATGGATTAGAGCTACTTCGCTATACGACTTCACATCCTTATGATGTTTCCGATGAACTTATCGCCGCTCACGGTGAAGCGAAGAAGCTTTCTCGCCATCTCCACCTACCTGTTCAATCAGGATCGGCAACTGTTCTTCAGAGAATGAACAGAGAATATACTCCAGAGCACTATCTTGGTCTTCTTGAAAAACTAAGAAAGGCCAACCCTGATATCGTTTTATCAACAGATATTATCGCTGGTTTTGTTAATGAAACGGAACAAGAGCACCAGGCAACACTTGATTTACTCGATAAGGCTCAATTCGATTTTATCTACTCATATGCTTATTCTGAAAGATCGAAAACGAGAGCTTCTCGTTGGGAAGATCACCTGACTGATGATATTCGTGGAGCAAGACTTCGTGAGATTCAGGCACACCAGCTAAAAATTCAGGCGAATATTAGAGCAAAAATGGTTGGGAACACTTATAGAATCCTTGTTAGTGGTAGCAATATCTTCAAGGGCGAAAAGAAGTGGAAAGGAAGAACAAATTGTAACCGTATCATTCACTTTCTACCTGAAACAGATGAGCAAAACCTTAAATGGCACTGGGCAGATGTTCGTGTCACGGAGGCGACGGCCCTTTCTTGCCAAGGTGAACTTGTAAAGGACTGGGGAAGAAGAGCTCCAAAAGGCGAGAGCGTCGACTATAAACTCTGGTAA